Proteins encoded by one window of Winogradskyella sp. PG-2:
- a CDS encoding saccharopine dehydrogenase family protein produces the protein MRKILIIGAGKSSSYLIKYLLDKSQSENLHITIGDLNVDNVTKLVGNDAKADIVHLDVFNTESRIAAVKSADIVISMLPARFHIEVAKDCITYKKHMVTASYVSKEMQALHNDAKANNLVFMNEIGVDPGIDHMSAMQVIDQIRDKGGKMILFESFTGGLVAPESDNNLWNYKFTWNPRNVVVAGQGGAAKFLQEDQFKYIPYHRLFRRTEFLEVEKYGRFEAYANRDSLKYQHVYGLDHVKTLYRGTMRRVGFSRAWNIFVQLGMTDDSYTIDDSANMSYRDFVNAFLPYSPTDSVELKFRHALKIDQDDIVWDKFLELDIFNANKMVELDKATPAKILQKILMDSWTLSKEDKDMIVMYHKFGYELNGEKHQIDSTMVTVGEDQTYTAMAKTVGLPVAIATIAILNGKIKTPGVQIPITKEVYNPILEELKTYGVNFSEHEVPYLGYNPLNI, from the coding sequence ATGCGAAAAATTTTAATCATTGGTGCTGGAAAATCATCATCATACCTTATAAAATATTTACTCGACAAATCTCAGTCTGAAAATCTTCATATTACCATTGGTGATCTTAATGTTGACAATGTAACAAAGCTTGTGGGAAATGACGCAAAAGCTGATATTGTTCATCTAGATGTCTTTAATACTGAATCTCGAATAGCAGCAGTTAAAAGTGCAGATATTGTAATTTCTATGTTGCCTGCACGCTTTCATATTGAAGTTGCAAAAGACTGCATAACCTACAAAAAACACATGGTAACTGCATCATATGTTAGTAAAGAAATGCAAGCCTTGCATAATGATGCAAAAGCCAATAATCTTGTTTTTATGAATGAAATTGGTGTGGATCCTGGTATTGACCATATGAGTGCCATGCAAGTCATTGATCAAATAAGAGACAAGGGTGGTAAAATGATTTTATTCGAATCTTTCACTGGTGGTTTAGTAGCTCCTGAAAGTGATAACAACCTTTGGAATTATAAGTTTACATGGAACCCAAGAAATGTAGTTGTTGCAGGACAAGGTGGAGCAGCAAAATTTTTACAAGAAGATCAATTTAAATACATTCCATATCACAGGTTATTTAGACGTACTGAATTTTTAGAAGTTGAGAAATATGGCCGTTTTGAAGCTTATGCTAATAGAGATTCATTAAAATATCAACATGTTTATGGCTTAGATCACGTTAAAACTTTATATCGTGGTACTATGAGACGCGTGGGCTTTAGTCGTGCTTGGAATATTTTCGTTCAATTAGGTATGACTGACGATAGTTATACCATTGACGATAGTGCTAATATGAGTTATCGCGATTTTGTAAACGCCTTTTTACCATATAGTCCAACAGATTCAGTAGAACTTAAATTTAGACATGCTTTAAAAATTGATCAAGATGATATCGTTTGGGATAAGTTTTTAGAATTAGATATTTTTAATGCTAACAAAATGGTAGAACTAGATAAAGCGACACCTGCTAAAATTTTACAAAAAATACTAATGGATAGTTGGACATTAAGTAAAGAAGACAAGGATATGATTGTTATGTATCATAAATTTGGCTATGAACTTAATGGCGAAAAACATCAAATTGACTCTACAATGGTCACTGTAGGTGAGGATCAAACTTATACTGCAATGGCAAAAACTGTAGGATTACCAGTTGCCATTGCAACCATAGCTATTCTTAATGGCAAAATAAAAACACCTGGTGTTCAAATCCCAATTACAAAAGAAGTCTATAATCCAATATTAGAAGAGCTTAAAACCTATGGTGTTAATTTCTCTGAACATGAAGTCCCTTATTTAGGTTACAACCCTTTAAACATTTGA
- a CDS encoding DUF423 domain-containing protein yields MNKKLLVTGSVLGILGIILGAWSAHGLEKFVDTDAVKSFETGVRYQMYHAFLLLILGSTSFINLRFKKIIFYLVIIGLIFFSGSIYGLATNDLTSFNFESIAMITPVGGLSLIISWLIMLIGILRNKVD; encoded by the coding sequence ATGAACAAAAAGTTATTAGTTACAGGATCAGTTTTAGGAATTTTAGGAATTATATTAGGTGCTTGGTCAGCCCATGGCTTAGAGAAATTTGTTGATACTGATGCAGTTAAATCTTTTGAAACTGGTGTACGATATCAAATGTACCATGCTTTTTTACTTTTAATTCTAGGAAGCACCTCTTTTATAAATTTAAGGTTCAAAAAAATCATATTCTATTTAGTAATTATAGGTCTCATTTTCTTCTCAGGTTCTATTTATGGTCTCGCCACAAATGACCTTACAAGCTTTAATTTTGAGAGTATTGCGATGATTACTCCAGTTGGTGGATTATCTTTAATTATTTCATGGTTGATTATGTTAATCGGTATTTTGAGAAATAAGGTCGATTAA
- the pckA gene encoding phosphoenolpyruvate carboxykinase (ATP): MVNHTSLTKTISLDQYGIKNAKVNYQLSSDELHAETISKGQGVESSSGALAVNTGEFTGRSPMDRFIVKDAITEDKVWWGNINIPFESDKFQKLYDKVVDYLSDKELYVRDSYACADEDYKLNIRVINEYPWSNMFAYNMFLRPTEDELKDFSPEWTVVNAPGFMADAEIDGTRQHNFAILDFTRKVALIGGTGYTGEIKKGIFSALNFILPVYKDTLPMHCSSNVGKDGDTAIFFGLSGTGKTTLSTDANRSLIGDDEHGWTKENTVFNFEGGCYAKVINLSQEQEPEIYDAIKKGAILENVIMDDNGVVDFADTSITQNTRVSYPIYHIENIRKPSAGKNPKNIFFLTADAFGVLPPISKLTPSQAAYHFISGYTAKVAGTEAGVVEPVPSFSACFGAPFMPLHPTEYADMLSKKMLEAGVNVWLVNTGWTGGPYGVGTRMKLKYTRAMINAALNGDLGLYNYDDYHIHSVFGVAQPRSCPGVPTEVLSPRSTWNDDEAYYKMAFKLSNAFRENFKKFESYASEEIRRGGPQRYAH; encoded by the coding sequence ATGGTAAACCATACATCATTAACGAAAACGATTTCGTTAGATCAATACGGCATAAAAAATGCTAAAGTTAATTATCAGCTATCTTCAGACGAGTTACATGCTGAAACAATCTCTAAAGGCCAAGGGGTGGAATCTTCTTCTGGTGCCTTAGCGGTTAATACTGGTGAATTTACAGGGCGTTCTCCAATGGACAGATTCATTGTAAAGGATGCCATTACTGAAGACAAAGTTTGGTGGGGAAATATTAACATTCCCTTCGAGAGTGATAAATTTCAAAAGCTTTATGATAAAGTTGTAGACTACTTATCTGATAAAGAACTTTATGTTAGAGATAGTTATGCGTGTGCAGACGAAGATTACAAACTAAATATTAGAGTAATTAACGAATACCCTTGGAGTAACATGTTTGCTTACAACATGTTTTTACGACCAACAGAAGATGAGTTAAAAGATTTTTCGCCTGAGTGGACTGTAGTAAATGCACCAGGTTTTATGGCAGATGCAGAAATTGATGGTACACGTCAGCACAATTTTGCGATTTTAGATTTTACTCGTAAAGTTGCTTTAATAGGTGGTACTGGTTATACAGGCGAAATTAAAAAAGGTATTTTCTCTGCTTTGAATTTTATTCTGCCAGTTTATAAAGATACATTACCTATGCATTGTAGCTCAAATGTTGGCAAAGATGGTGATACTGCGATTTTCTTTGGTTTATCTGGTACAGGAAAAACAACACTATCAACAGATGCTAATCGTAGCTTAATTGGTGACGATGAGCACGGTTGGACTAAAGAAAATACGGTGTTTAATTTTGAAGGTGGCTGTTATGCTAAAGTAATTAACCTATCTCAAGAACAAGAGCCAGAAATTTATGATGCTATAAAGAAAGGAGCTATTCTCGAAAATGTGATTATGGATGATAACGGAGTAGTTGATTTTGCAGATACTTCTATTACGCAAAATACAAGAGTTAGCTATCCTATTTATCACATAGAGAATATTAGAAAACCTTCAGCAGGTAAAAACCCAAAAAATATATTTTTCTTAACAGCAGACGCCTTTGGTGTTCTTCCTCCAATTTCAAAATTAACACCTAGTCAGGCTGCTTATCACTTCATTTCTGGTTATACTGCTAAAGTTGCAGGTACAGAAGCAGGAGTTGTAGAGCCTGTTCCTAGTTTTTCAGCTTGTTTTGGCGCACCTTTTATGCCATTACATCCTACTGAATATGCAGATATGTTGAGTAAAAAGATGTTAGAAGCTGGTGTAAATGTGTGGTTAGTAAATACAGGTTGGACAGGTGGTCCTTATGGAGTAGGCACACGAATGAAATTAAAATACACTCGTGCAATGATTAATGCGGCTTTAAATGGGGATTTAGGCTTATATAATTATGATGATTATCATATTCACTCTGTATTTGGAGTAGCCCAACCAAGAAGTTGTCCAGGAGTACCAACAGAAGTATTGAGCCCAAGATCAACATGGAATGATGATGAAGCATATTACAAAATGGCATTTAAACTATCTAATGCGTTTAGAGAAAACTTTAAGAAGTTTGAATCTTATGCATCAGAAGAAATTAGACGTGGAGGTCCACAGCGTTATGCACATTAA
- a CDS encoding uroporphyrinogen-III synthase, whose translation MKVKTILVSQPEPKIENSPYFDLQEKQKVKVDFRPFIHVEGVSSKDIRQQKIDLSKFTAIILTSRNSVDHFFRVADELRFKVPDSMKYFCQSEAVAYYLQKYVVYRKRKIYVGKRTFAELSPLIKKYKDETFLLPTTDKVKPIIPEMLDDLGVNWKQATFYKTVISDLSDLSNVTYDILVFFSPSGIESLFHNFPDFKQNETRIAVFGNTTVKAVKEKGLRVDISAPTPETPSMTMALQKYIDSVNKGK comes from the coding sequence ATGAAAGTGAAAACAATTTTAGTATCGCAACCAGAGCCTAAAATAGAGAACTCTCCATACTTTGATTTGCAAGAAAAGCAAAAAGTAAAAGTGGACTTTAGACCCTTCATTCATGTTGAAGGTGTATCTTCTAAGGACATTAGACAGCAAAAAATTGACCTTAGTAAATTTACAGCAATCATATTAACGAGTAGAAATTCTGTTGATCATTTCTTTAGAGTCGCTGATGAATTGCGCTTTAAAGTGCCTGATTCTATGAAATACTTTTGTCAGTCTGAAGCTGTTGCTTACTATTTACAAAAATATGTGGTCTACAGAAAACGTAAAATTTACGTTGGTAAACGTACGTTTGCTGAATTGTCTCCACTTATTAAAAAATACAAGGACGAAACATTTTTACTACCTACAACAGATAAGGTAAAACCAATTATTCCTGAAATGCTAGACGATTTAGGGGTAAACTGGAAGCAAGCTACATTCTATAAAACTGTAATAAGCGATTTATCTGATTTATCAAATGTTACTTACGATATATTAGTATTCTTTAGTCCATCTGGTATAGAATCGTTATTTCATAATTTCCCGGATTTTAAGCAAAACGAAACGCGTATTGCTGTATTTGGAAATACCACTGTAAAAGCGGTAAAAGAAAAAGGATTGCGAGTGGATATATCTGCACCAACTCCAGAAACCCCTTCAATGACTATGGCTCTACAGAAATATATTGATTCTGTTAACAAAGGGAAATAA
- a CDS encoding DUF4271 domain-containing protein, translating to MRNLITHEWFTIFTIIGLLAIVAAKFLNTMRFNDFLYVIGNSKYLKIYTKDQKFVDQFDSFLFINLALSSSIFIYYSYTTFVSPLTFELTIFLKLLFAISTIIIIKVLLERLIGSLFEIDSLIDNYLFQKTTFKNYSGIIFLIANLLLLYTSTNANVVIIATFILICLINLIGFLTSFKNYQKIINPNFFYFLLYLCALEIGPYVLLYKVIREYNA from the coding sequence ATGCGAAATTTGATTACCCATGAGTGGTTCACTATATTCACAATTATAGGTTTACTTGCTATTGTTGCAGCTAAATTTTTAAATACGATGAGGTTTAATGATTTCTTATATGTTATAGGAAATTCTAAATACCTTAAAATATATACAAAAGATCAAAAATTTGTCGATCAATTTGATAGTTTCCTTTTTATAAATTTAGCTTTATCATCAAGTATATTTATTTACTACAGCTATACCACATTCGTATCTCCGCTAACATTTGAGCTTACCATATTTTTAAAGCTATTATTTGCCATTTCAACTATTATTATAATTAAAGTACTCTTAGAGCGCCTTATAGGTAGTCTCTTTGAAATTGATAGCCTCATAGACAACTACTTATTTCAAAAAACAACCTTTAAAAATTATTCAGGTATTATATTTTTAATTGCCAACTTACTTCTGCTATATACAAGTACTAATGCAAATGTTGTTATAATAGCAACCTTTATCTTGATTTGCCTCATTAATCTCATAGGTTTTTTAACTTCTTTCAAAAACTATCAAAAAATAATAAATCCCAATTTTTTCTATTTTTTGTTGTATCTTTGCGCTCTCGAAATTGGCCCTTATGTGCTTTTATATAAGGTCATTAGGGAATATAACGCTTAA
- a CDS encoding polyprenol monophosphomannose synthase, with translation MSDAIVIIPTYNEIENIESIIRAVFSQDKDFHVLIVDDNSPDKTAKQVKELQKEFSNQLFLLEREQKSGLGSAYISGFKWALEKAYDYIFEMDADFSHNPDDLLKLYNACAIDHADISVGSRYVKGITVVNWPMSRILLSYGASRYVRLITQMKVKDSTAGFICYKRIVLETINLNKIKFVGYAFQIEMKFKAFKKGFKIVEIPVIFKDRTKGKSKMSGSIISEAIFGVISLKLKSLFTK, from the coding sequence ATGTCTGACGCAATAGTAATCATACCTACTTACAATGAGATAGAAAATATAGAGTCTATTATTAGAGCTGTGTTTTCGCAAGACAAGGATTTTCATGTCTTAATTGTAGATGATAATTCACCTGATAAAACTGCAAAACAAGTCAAAGAATTACAAAAAGAGTTTTCTAACCAGTTATTTTTATTAGAACGTGAACAGAAAAGTGGATTAGGTTCGGCTTACATTTCAGGGTTTAAATGGGCTCTAGAAAAAGCCTATGATTATATTTTTGAAATGGACGCAGACTTTTCGCATAATCCAGATGACCTCCTAAAACTATATAATGCTTGTGCAATAGATCATGCAGATATTTCAGTTGGCTCTAGATATGTAAAAGGAATTACAGTTGTTAATTGGCCTATGTCTCGAATTTTATTATCCTATGGAGCATCTCGTTATGTGAGACTCATAACACAAATGAAGGTTAAAGATTCTACAGCAGGATTTATTTGTTATAAAAGAATTGTTTTAGAGACCATTAACCTTAATAAAATTAAGTTTGTTGGTTATGCGTTTCAAATAGAAATGAAATTTAAAGCCTTTAAAAAAGGTTTTAAAATTGTTGAAATTCCTGTTATCTTTAAAGATAGAACTAAAGGAAAATCAAAAATGAGTGGAAGTATAATTTCTGAAGCTATTTTTGGAGTGATAAGTTTAAAACTAAAAAGTTTATTTACTAAGTAG